Within Pseudomonas tructae, the genomic segment ACGGCGGCGACCTGATCTACTTCCAGGGCCACGCCTCGCCAGGCGTCTACGCCCGCGCCTTCATGGAAGGTCGCATCAGCGAAGACCAGATGAACAACTTCCGTCAGGAAGTCGATGGCAAGGGTCTGTCTTCGTACCCGCACCCATGGCTGATGCCTGATTTCTGGCAGTTCCCGACCGTATCCATGGGTCTGGGTCCGATCCAGGCGATCTACCAGGCGCGTTTCATGAAGTACATGGAAAGCCGCGGTTACATCCCTGCAGGCAAGCAGAAGATCTGGTGCTTCATGGGCGACGGCGAGTGCGACGAGCCGGAATCCCTGGGCGCGATCTCGCTGGCTGGCCGCGAGAAGCTGGACAACCTGATCTTCGTCATCAACTGCAACCTGCAGCGCCTCGACGGCCCGGTTCGCGGCAACGGCAAGATCATCCAGGAACTCGAAGGCGTGTTCCGTGGCGGTGGCTGGAACGTCAACAAAGTGGTCTGGGGCCGTTTCTGGGACCCACTGCTGGCCAAAGACGTCGACGGCATCCTGCAGCGTCGCATGGACGAAGTCATCGACGGCGAGTACCAGAACTACAAGGCCAAGGACGGCGCGTTCGTCCGTGAGCACTTCTTCAACACCCCAGAGCTCAAGGCCATGGTCGCCGACCTGTCCGACGACGAGATCTGGAAGCTCAACCGTGGCGGTCACGACCCGTACAAGGTCTATGCGGCCTACCACCAGGCGGTCAACCACAAAGACCAGCCAACCGTCATCCTGGCCAAGACCATCAAGGGTTACGGCACCGGTGCTGGCGAAGCCAAGAACACCGCGCACAACACCAAGAAGGTCGACGTCGACAGCCTGCGTCACTTCCGCGATCGTTTCGACATCCCGGTCAAGGACGAAGAGCTGGAAAACCTGCCATTCTTCAAGCCTGAAGAAGGCAGCGCCGAGGCCCGTTACCTGGCCGAGCGCCGCAACGCCCTGGGTGGCTTCGTGCCACAGCGCCGCGCGAAGAGCTTCAGCATCCCGACCCCGCCACTGGAAACCCTGAAGGCGATCCTCGACGGCTCGGGCGACCGTGAAATCTCCACCACCATGGCCTTCGTGCGGATCCTCGCGCAACTGGTCAAGGACAAGGAAATCGGCCAGCGCATCGTCCCGATCATCCCGGACGAAGCCCGTACCTTCGGTATGGAAGGCATGTTCCGCCAGTTGGGCATCTACTCGTCCGTCGGCCAGCTCTACGAGCCAGTCGATAAAGACCAGGTGATGTTCTACCGCGAAGACAAGAAGGGCCAGATCCTCGAAGAAGGCATCAACGAAGCAGGCGCCATGTCCTCCTTCATCGCTGCCGGTACTTCGTACTCGAACCACAACCAGCCGATGCTGCCGTTCTACATCTTCTACTCGATGTTCGGCTTCCAGCGTATCGGCGACCTGGCCTGGGCCGCTGGCGACAGCCGTACCCGTGGCTTCCTGATCGGCGGCACCGCCGGCCGTACCACCCTCAACGGTGAAGGCCTGCAGCACGAAGACGGTCACAGTCACATGCTGGCCGGCACCATCCCGAACTGCCGCACCTATGATCCGACCTACGGCTACGAGCTGGCGGTGATCATCCAGGACGGCATGAAGAAGATGACCGAAGAGCAACAGGACGTCTTCTACTACATCACTGTGATGAACGAGTCCTACCAGCAGCCAGCCATGCCGGCCGGCGTGGAAGAAGGCATCATCAAGGGCATGTACCTGCTCGAGGAAGACAACCGCGAAGCGGCGCACCACGTTCAGCTGATGGGCTCCGGCACCATCCTGCGTGAAGTCCGCGAAGCGGCGAAGATCCTGCGTGAAGAGTTCAACGTTGGCGCCGACGTCTGGAGCGTTACCAGCTTCAACGAACTGCGTCGTGACGGCCTGGCTGTAGAGCGCAGCAACCGCCTCAAGCCGGGTCAGAAACCTCAGGTTACCTACGTCGAAGAGTGCCTGGCTGGCCGTAAAGGCCCGGTCATCGCCTCTACCGACTACATGAAGCTGTTCGCCGAACAGATTCGCCAGTGGGTACCGAGCAAAGAGTTCAAAGTCCTGGGTACCGATGGCTTCGGTCGCAGCGACAGCCGCAAGAAGCTGCGTCACTTCTTCGAAGTCGACCGTCACTTCGTCGTGCTGGCTGCCCTGGAAGCCTTGGCTGACCGTGGCGATATCGAACCCAAGGTTGTGGCTGAAGCCATCACCAAGTTCGGCATCGACCCGGACAAACGCAACCCACTGGACTGCTGAGGAGTATTTTTAAGTGAGCGAACTCATTCGCGTACCTGACATCGGCAGCGGTGAAGGTGAAGTCATCGAGCTGTTCGTCAAAGTTGGCGACCGTATCGAAGCCGACCAGAGCATCCTGACCCTGGAATCGGACAAGGCGAGCATGGAAATCCCTGCTCCCAAGGCCGGTGTGGTCAAGAGCCTGAAGGTCAAGCTGGGCGACCGCCTGAAAGAAGGCGACGAACTGCTGGAGCTGGAAGTCGAGGGCGCCGCTGCTGCGGCCCCTGCGGCTGCCGCGCCTGCCGCAGCGCCTGCTGCTGCCCAGAAGCCTGCTGCGGTTGCCGAGGCCCCAGCGGCAGCGGCCGCTGCACCGGCGGCTGCCACTGTCCAGGACATTCATGTTCCGGACATCGGCTCCTCGGGCAAGGCCAAGATCATCGAACTGCTGGTCAAGGTTGGCGACAGCGTCGAAGCCGACCAGTCGCTGATCACCCTGGAATCGGACAAAGCCTCGATGGAAATCCCGTCGCCGGCTGCAGGCGTTGTGGAAAGCATCGGCGTCAAGCTCGAAGACGAAGTCGGCACTGGCGACTTCATCCTCAAGCTCAAGGTCCAGGGCGCCGCCGCCCCGGCACCTGCACCTGCCGCTGCAGCGCCCGCTGCCAAGGCTGAAGCCGCACCTGCTGCTGCCGCACCTGCTCCGGCTGCCAAAGCCGAAGTTGCGCCAGCGCCTGCCGCTCCTGCGGCAAACGGTGCCAAGGTTCATGCAGGCCCTGCCGTGCGTCAGCTGGCCCGCGAGTTCGGCGTCGAGCTGAGCGCCGTTGCTGCCAGCGGCCCGCATGGTCGTGTGCTCAAGGAAGACGTACAGGTTTACGTCAAAGCCATGATGCAGAAGGCCAAGCAAGCGCCAGCCGCCGGTGCAACCGGTGGTGCCGGCATCCCGCCGATCCCGGAAGTCGATTTCAGCCGTTTCGGCGAAATCGAAGAAGTGCCGATGACCCGTCTGATGCAAGTTGGTGCCACCAACCTGCACCGCAGCTGGCTGAACGTGCCACACGTGACCCAGTTCGACAGCGCCGACATCACCGAGCTCGAAGCTTTCCGCGTGGCCCAGAAGGCCGTGGCCGAGAAGGCTGGCGTCAAGCTGACCGTGCTGCCACTGCTGCTCAAGGCCTGCGCCCACCTGCTCAAGGAACTGCCGGACTTCAACAGTTCGCTGGCACCCAGCGGCAAGGCGATCATCCGCAAGAAGTACGTCAACATCGGCTTCGCGGTTGATACCCCGGACGGCCTGCTGGTCCCTGTGATCAAGAACGTCGACCAGAAGAGCCTGCTGCAACTGGCTGGCGAAGCTGCGGCCCTGGCAGAAAAAGCCCGGACCAAGAAGCTTTCGGCCGACGACATGCAAGGCGCTTGCTTCACCATCTCCAGCCTCGGCCACATTGGCGGCACCGGCTTCACGCCGATCGTCAACGCGCCGGAAGTGGCGATCCTCGGTGTCTCCAAGGCGACCATCCAGCCAGTCTGGGACGGTAAAGCCTTCCAGCCCAAGCTGAT encodes:
- the aceE gene encoding pyruvate dehydrogenase (acetyl-transferring), homodimeric type; the protein is MQDLDPVETQEWLDALESVLDKEGEDRAHYLMTRMGELATRSGSQLPYAITTPYRNTIPVTHEARMPGDLFMERRIRSLVRWNALAMVMRTNLKDSDLGGHISSFASSATLYDIGFNYFFQAPTEEHGGDLIYFQGHASPGVYARAFMEGRISEDQMNNFRQEVDGKGLSSYPHPWLMPDFWQFPTVSMGLGPIQAIYQARFMKYMESRGYIPAGKQKIWCFMGDGECDEPESLGAISLAGREKLDNLIFVINCNLQRLDGPVRGNGKIIQELEGVFRGGGWNVNKVVWGRFWDPLLAKDVDGILQRRMDEVIDGEYQNYKAKDGAFVREHFFNTPELKAMVADLSDDEIWKLNRGGHDPYKVYAAYHQAVNHKDQPTVILAKTIKGYGTGAGEAKNTAHNTKKVDVDSLRHFRDRFDIPVKDEELENLPFFKPEEGSAEARYLAERRNALGGFVPQRRAKSFSIPTPPLETLKAILDGSGDREISTTMAFVRILAQLVKDKEIGQRIVPIIPDEARTFGMEGMFRQLGIYSSVGQLYEPVDKDQVMFYREDKKGQILEEGINEAGAMSSFIAAGTSYSNHNQPMLPFYIFYSMFGFQRIGDLAWAAGDSRTRGFLIGGTAGRTTLNGEGLQHEDGHSHMLAGTIPNCRTYDPTYGYELAVIIQDGMKKMTEEQQDVFYYITVMNESYQQPAMPAGVEEGIIKGMYLLEEDNREAAHHVQLMGSGTILREVREAAKILREEFNVGADVWSVTSFNELRRDGLAVERSNRLKPGQKPQVTYVEECLAGRKGPVIASTDYMKLFAEQIRQWVPSKEFKVLGTDGFGRSDSRKKLRHFFEVDRHFVVLAALEALADRGDIEPKVVAEAITKFGIDPDKRNPLDC
- the aceF gene encoding dihydrolipoyllysine-residue acetyltransferase, translating into MSELIRVPDIGSGEGEVIELFVKVGDRIEADQSILTLESDKASMEIPAPKAGVVKSLKVKLGDRLKEGDELLELEVEGAAAAAPAAAAPAAAPAAAQKPAAVAEAPAAAAAAPAAATVQDIHVPDIGSSGKAKIIELLVKVGDSVEADQSLITLESDKASMEIPSPAAGVVESIGVKLEDEVGTGDFILKLKVQGAAAPAPAPAAAAPAAKAEAAPAAAAPAPAAKAEVAPAPAAPAANGAKVHAGPAVRQLAREFGVELSAVAASGPHGRVLKEDVQVYVKAMMQKAKQAPAAGATGGAGIPPIPEVDFSRFGEIEEVPMTRLMQVGATNLHRSWLNVPHVTQFDSADITELEAFRVAQKAVAEKAGVKLTVLPLLLKACAHLLKELPDFNSSLAPSGKAIIRKKYVNIGFAVDTPDGLLVPVIKNVDQKSLLQLAGEAAALAEKARTKKLSADDMQGACFTISSLGHIGGTGFTPIVNAPEVAILGVSKATIQPVWDGKAFQPKLMLPLSLSYDHRVINGAAAARFTKRLGDLLTDIRTMLL